tacatattatataaatacatttaaaataacataagcCATGAGCCTGAATAGGTAATAATGCAATGAAAACCAGTTTTTTGGCCGATAatgtttaatttcaaaaataatatacctgaaaataaaaatcaaaacaaagaTTTATATCCCGTAGGCTTTTTATTTTCAGACTGCTTTTACTATTACGATTCGTGAATACCgaagagaaaacaatatttttattaatactatggtcaatattacttttttttcaggAGAATACTTGCACTGTACTCCAGTGTATTTTCGGTCATGTCGACTGGATTTCTCGTAATGCATCCAGCAGCTAATGCGTTCGCATTAATGACACTAGCTTTACCCGCCATGGGATTCTTGTGCAAGGAATTGACCAGGTAAACACACGCTAGTAACCTTCATAGATGGACGTATTGTCATTAAACTCAAAAGTGACTCCACTAATCACTTATCCGAACTCGacagggcaacgcaaagccgccgttgCCCGAAATATTTCTTGTGAGACCCCCTGGATTCGGTACTTTTAGGCCTCAAGCACCGGTAACCGTCCTAACTACTCGCCTAATCGCCGCGAACtaatcgccggatcttctcagtgagtcgtgatgccgatccggtggtagattctgcgaagcacacccttgctagggctagtgttagcaaattctctcaggttgagtccgtgagttcacctacccgtccgggcgtagctggaatagcttcttaggctaccagcgaataggtagggggaaaaaagttttttttattgttttgataccCGACGAGCTCGCCACCCCcaatgttaaatgtttaccTAAGCCCATATAGTCCGAGATCCGACTGCAGGATTAGTGCGCTCATTGGTTAACAGCCAGCAACCCTTATTTGCGGCCAGATTTAATTAGGCAACCATATATgataattaatagaaaaaaattagcttcaatttgatatataattaataaatatacgtTATGAACGTAAAAAAGTATCGAAATCATACCTGTTTACACCTGGCTGCGAAGAGGTGCGGCCAGGTGCGCAATGGCAaccgtgatttttttaaatcattatgtAAATTGCCGTGATGTAgacgatattttatttaaaaaacaagtgAACGAAATTTTTTCCCAAAaagctattaaaaataatttaattaaaaatactagcggCCAAATTTTGATAGGCAACTTGGTAGATATATATTCtcctaattataaatatacataaaaatttggtttttaGCAAATAACCGATGAGCGCACTAATCCCGCAggcgtaaatgccgctacccacctgtAGACATGAATTTTAATTCTCGTTTCGTCTTTGAATATGAATTgagtgtaaatattataatacttagtatgtattaatttattaattgtgtTAATTTATGGATCAATTTGTACAAACAAGAATTTAACAAGAAAGAAAAGTCTCGAATTTATGAGTCACGCTTGTTTGAAATAAGTTTAAAGCCACCGGCTTGGGGTTACACATCGCAGAAATGGTATTTCGGGTTCACTGTCCTGACTTGACTTGTTCCGAACGGTCCACTGTGAGATCAtgacgttaaaaaaaattaaaataataatgtaaaaatgcGGTTAGATAGTTAGTcagaaaatgttaaaatatgGTAATGTGTAGGCACGCTAACGATGTTTTCGTTCCACTTTTCAATGTAACATTTGTGACCGTTAACTAATCGTGTTACGTTAGATTATTTGCTAAACCCCTATTACAATGTTATTAAATGAATGCAGAATTACAAATGTAATGATTAAATTTCGTTATTAACTTTCGTATAATGATAAGACAAACTTTGTATTTCAAATAGTTTTACGTTTTCGCAATACATAGGTACACTTGAAACCATTAGGGTctgtgcacaccacgtttttCGCGTCGACGGCGCGCTTTTATCCTACAGAGCGATTTGTTGTCGTCTgtatcgatacaaacgcgtattttaatttatacaggTGTGCAAAGGTCTACAGGCTGCGTCTGACTTGCGTGCGTATCGCGTCTGTATCGCTACGAACGCGCGTCGACGGCGCGTttaaaaaacgtggtgtgcacaggcccttaatactgtttaatttcacgtttattattttcattctttATTACGTCAGACGTTTCGAAAGAAAAAACGGGGCTTTAAATTTTaccaaaaaagttttaattaaggcAACGTATTTGTTgtgtatgataataataataataattttaaattattatttatgtaatagcTTCTTAATGTTCCAGAGTTAAATGCGCTCGTGTGTACCGTCTCGGGCTACGGTGTGTCGCTATCTGCTTCCTCGCAATGTTCTGTTGGATTATCGACCGTGTGTTTTGCGATGCTTGGCTCTCTATCAGCTTCCCTTACATGCACGGAATCTGGCATGTACTAATATTCATCGCCAGTTATACAGCACTCGTGCTTTTCGCGTATTTCAATGTCTCCGAGGAAAGGCCCGAACAAAAACCTCAATTGAAATATTGGCCGAGAAATGACTTTGAATTAGGCATACCTTATATAACCATAAAGCATCCttgcaaaaaagattataatatAGCAATATAGTATTTTTCGGTATTTGtcttgatttattaaaatttatgtattgtatgtaatgaTAGTTGAATGTTTTGTGATAGCAAATTACTAGTGATTTATGAGATCTAATTAAGAAAAGAACATgtatatttattcttaaattttacATGTCCTAATCTAACCAAAGGAAAAGACGCACATTgtatttgtatcgagcgatAAGACTGTGCTGATTGATGTTAATATCTCGCAGATAGTTACCAGTTTCTCCAAGGAAATAGACACGTAATACATGTTCCAGAGTGACTTTTTACATGTGAACCCGTACGGGTGGGTTCTACTGCCTATTATTACTGTTGCGAAGCATGAATACCGGTTAATCGTGGCTGTATGGGATCGCTTGTTATTAATCAAATTAGTAAATAGGTAAAATAAAAGTGTCAGGTTTATAAACACACATgacgtaaataaaacaaattttatatatgtaaagGAACTAATCTGTGATTTGTTGTGTAATATTTGTGATAAGTTTGTATTATCTGTTGTAATTAGAATTTAAGATGAACACAACATAGTGCAGCATTTTCGCCATACCAATGTATACTCTATCCGTCCGCTATGCCAACAAGATGATTATCATGCTAATTACAAACCGATCACGATTTCATCTCCGCCCTTCAAGGAGAGAATCACTACGATTTTATTACCCAATTACTGAGATACACAAATAACAATACTCTACTTGACTATTGACAAAATGTGCTTTTTTTATATAGCTGTTTGGCCGCCTTTGGATCCCCTTGTGTCCTTCGCTTACAACAAGACAAGTTTAGTTTGTAACCCTCGGTAGGTCCTGAAATAAAGCCATTGCCTGAACGACTCTTCAAACGTGTCGTCAGTTATTTGTATTGACGAAATAACAGTCTGTCCATGGCGGTTATTCCGGCATTCCACTAGTCTCGGTGTTATCATGGTAGTCCTCAGAGCGAATTGGACCTTCAACTTATATTTGACCTTGGTCAGTTAAACCCGACCAAAACGTAAGTTTGCTGTTAGGTACAGTACCGAGACAGATCGACCGACCTTTTTTTCCTAGAGTCCAAGATGCGAGTGAGCTCCAGTTTAAGGTCTCAACATGTCAAGGGAGTACTTTTCGTTAGGGTTTGGTTTTATCTTTTACAAATAGCAGGCTATATTGTATCGAGTACTGATGTCCTGTGCACCTTTTTTACAAACGAAAACACTAAACTTTATTGATTGGAGCCATAAGGATTGCAAACATTGGAGATTCCATATTCCAAGGTAAACGCTTTGCATTTTCAGAGATGAATTATCTACTGTACTATCAGATAGTGGAATGTATTGCACTTCGTGGTGTTTTCGGTGTTTGAACGCTTGTTCAGAAGGGCTTTAGAAAATTCTTTACTGTAGATGATATCGGGCATTGTTCTTGTGGTTGCTAGTGACCGTGAGTGATGGTAACCACTTTTTAACTAACATTCATATTAAACCATTGCATGATTAATCTAAACTTGTTAAACGGACCATAGTTATAGGTGTAGGTGaggataattttatttattcataaaagtattatttaattttatacatatagtttaaattagatatataaacaattttatattgGTATGTATATAAGTAGTTGAgtgttaattaaattgtttctgAAAATGTTGTATAATATAATCGATGTGTAAATTTTGTTCCAAAACACATATTTGTTTAGCGTAATGTGTAGGCAACTGTTTTGAAATTGTTTTGTTGACGCTGTATTAATATGAAAACTTGGATTTTTTGAGAAAATGACATATTGAAATAAGTttagaaaaatttgttttttcaagGAATCAGACTTTTTTGGCAAGTTGACAACATTGGTATGTatgcaatgatattttatattatgtaaaaagaagcagacatgtttcaagcgcacgtcaagtgaagactcgaaaacaggccaattgggacgtttcgtctttagtcgcgtctaaacaaatgcaataataatataacaagtgcaatcgttccaattatagctatcttttttacttacgcgcttatcccatcttttgtacttttcattaatgctacttgtcaacatgtgtgtgcactatatcggtagatatgtagatatatatggcgcgatcagatttgaagagtcagttattatgaagataacatatctgttgCATAAAAAATTTGTAGTACATTGTATGTATGAGAAATGAGAATGTATTTATACCtatgtaaataaagaaaattctaCTTTCTGTCCCATGATATCAAAATAAAGGTTTTGTCTTTCAtctttacttgttttttttttactaaaaaccaTACGCACTTTATACATTCTTCAATaccttattttgtttttgggtTAATTTCTAAAGTGTGTGAACCTTTGGTGAACAAAGACTAGTTTcggaattgctgatgtccataagcgatgatgactagttaccaatggGTAGGCCCTATGCTCGTCCGATTGTAACGGGGATAATAATAGTTGCATCCCCGAAATATTCTTACCTAAAATGGAAGATATAGAatgaataatgttattttataattacgaCCATACTtatttatgccgcgaagcaGGTTCAGTTTGCACGGCAGGACAACCGTCACGCGATATAATTCAAACTTCAACGTCATGTCCCAAGATGTatggcggcattcacattgtcaAGTGTCGACTCATAAATACTAGATGGGAAGAAAAAGGGCCATCAGGCTGTTCAGCCATCTATTGCGTGGAAAAAACACAtttcaataatatataataataaataatcgggAACGAATCACGCACGGTCGTCCGGCTCCAAATTAGCATTCCGTGTTATGGGTACCGacactgacatacatacttatatacctttctatatataaatacatatagtgTGTGCAGAAAATAGGCACCAGACAAACCTGTAAATCACACGAATGTATGCCCTATGTGGGTATCGAACCTATGACCCTCAACACAACAATCAGGGGCTTTTTAATTATTGCACCACTGAGTCAGtcgaaaactaaaaaaaaaactggtttaaatagcaaaccgaacaATTAATTCCATCTTTTATCGTGCTGATACTGATATGACAATAGAGtggcaataaaattattttattctcatTGCACCTCAATGCGTGTGCAAAATTTTCAGTTACTTTGAAATCTTGAAGTCAGATAAAATGACTAAGATTTTGTTACATAAAGCTAATAAAATTGCTAAAAATGTCAAGATGGCAAGAAACATTTATTCAAGCTGTATAGTTTCACTTATTCATACATTCTTCAAAACATATAAACTTTAAAATGTACACCAGGTTACAATATGGTAAAACGAACCTGATTTTcagaacaaatattttattaaaatattcgatcataaataaaaattttaatctgTAATTATTAGGTCATCACATAAGGTGCATAGCCAATTCAgccattttaataatttaaaatattttagaaacataatatatgtaattataatgttttaattttattcttataaaaattAGCTTCTTTGATCTGTCTTACTTAAGGAATGTATACATCACCTAACAatagtaatataaaatatttttcattataaaaacattCAAGATTCAAGAATTTTGTTAGTCAGAATCTGAGGAAACTTCATGAGAAACATGACTTCGGTGACAAGAGGAGTCAGGCTTTTTCCTAGAGTATGTATTACCACCACGGTACACAACATGATTTTTTTCAGTTTCTAGGATCTTAACCTCATGCAGTAATTGTGGTTTTTCCATTATTCTTTGAAGTTGGTCCCAGACATATATTGCGACATTTTCTGTAGTACTTGCCTGTAATAGACAATATTGTTTTAAagaattaaatagcttacagcaGTCTCTAGTCTTTTGTAAAGGAATTGGCATCAGTGCAATTATGGCATGTCATGGTCTTTAACAACATCCAGTATACCACTGCAGCAGACCCTGTGGAATTTGATTTTACCCATctctatatttttaaataggcaatataataacaataaattatattgccACCAGTAGATGTATTTACTCTTTTTTATTGGTCTTGCATATAGAACAGCTTCTGGAGTAAAAAACAGCCATATATTCATACAGTCATCTATACTGAGGAGaggctaataaaaaaattggtagacATAACTCTACCCACATATTTATCTATACAAATATCTAAAACATGTTAAAATGCACACgacaaacaatttaaattatacatacatGTGTACAATCTTAATTATAtgtatacaattaaaatattattttgcttaACCTTTAAAAGTAATGACTTACCATAGTTTTGAAGTATGGAACATCATTATCTAAATTCTTATGGTCGAGTGGTTCCAGGATGGCtgtttttatgtatttcttGAGGTCAGTTATATTCATCACCATACCAGTTTGAGGATCTACAGGACCCTTTACTGTTACAAGAACTGAAATTATTAGTccacattattttaatatttttgtgataAAATGAACTGAACTTTATTATGGTAAAATTGTAAATACAATGCGATTTCTCAAAATTGGTTATAGCATgtagtacatacatacataaaataattatacaatacgttttttttatttctgaataaactacaaataaaaaaaaatatagaaaaaaactgATGTCAAAAGAATAACCTACCAACATAATTATGACCGTGACCATTAGGATTGTTGCATTTACcataaacttttttgttctcTTCGTCACTTAAAAACGggctgaaaaataataaattaattattgtgaCGGTAGATGTTACCACACGTTATAAATATCCGTTTTTTTTACTGATAACCTTATTGATCTGAGTTAGAAGGTCGAACACAACTTAATattatcataaaataattttataaattgaattaattaatacgtATTACTTTATAACCATTTACCTGTGCAGCCTATGAGCGGAACTGAAAGTTTCACGGCGTATTATTGATACAATAGGTAAAGAAGACATTGTGTAATTCAATAATTCAATAGAAAATTCAAATACAGTAAGAATCAAAAACTTAACGCATTAAATGGAgttttgcttttttattgaaattatgtcAGCCTCTAGTCTGAtattataagaaaattaaaatgaagcGACTTTAAAAATAACCGGTTTTTATATCTTTCTTTCGTCCACAGAGTATTTTTAAGATACTTCACTCAGATCAAAGCTGCTCATGGTTTCGAAATTACTTAAtaggcttattacacttggctgaaTTCAGACGCCTCAAGTCAGTCGCTACTGAATTCAGTCAAGTGTAATAGCATTAAGTAAGTTAGTCTACTGAATTCAGTAACAAGGAAGTTTTCTGGCTGACTGAATCATTCTCTAactggcgccatctaggcgggcttcggacagtctgccgaccgagagggctggtggtcgtggcgccgacgaccgccagtccggcgtcccgagggggagggtgatgggagagatgtgctccgcactaaacgcttcactttcccccctttgccttgtcatgagttctgtctcatgcgaggtttggatgttggttgttgagcgacaggaggttttagtcagttcgactctgacataccccgcccagtatccccagaaaagggcggaagtccggcgatttcctcctgaccaaaaaaaaaaaaagactgaatAATTTAGAAGCCTAATTAGAAACGCATAACTTATTTGCTAATATTCCAcacagcaataaatatttcctCACCGATATTCttgtttcaatttttatttatttttgaatgaaacaaaaatcaaaaacaaaaaagattgtTGTTGTCTAGATAATACTGGGGCCATCCTCTTACGCAAACGACACGTCTTATTTCGTCACGTTTAAACTGAcaattgattcagtaactgaatttagaacagtgtaataagaagcttctaaatttgcttctgaattcagTCGACAAATATCAGCCAAACGTAATAGGcctataatacaaaaaaatagtgACATTTACGATTTAGAACTGCGACAAAACTGACATTACTGACAGGTCTCTAAATAGTCAATcatattatttcatattatttaggATATTTTTGAACGTTCCCAGGGATAGACGTTCCCATGATTTTATTCGATTCTCATAGAATTTGGAGTTCAACAGTTGCATTGCATAGTTATGCTGGATGAttcaactacaaaaaaaaaaaataagttaaagaTATTTACGATCTGTGGAAATGACGGTAAAAGTGATGTGTCATCTTTAATccggtaccggtaaaatggggcgattagggattgagaggcgaatcgggaaaaaaccgggaaaatctttcgacgctcaatataagttttatattcgttgcaaaatcttccattttttgtagtttaatagtagaatgttgaaagttcacaaaacaactctgaatatgcatgataatagctgctaacttataaaaaatcgcgtttcaaaatTAACtttctgtggtggtaattattttagtgctagaaactttgctctcttttatttatttgataataatagaagacgactatgatttataaacgttatttagtgtttgaaccagcatatatattaaaggtaagtctcagttgttattggttttaatgtatttgattaaataaaaatatatgtaaaaatctgttgtttttggggatattggggacgtcttaggtacaaataacaacgacaaaggggtcaattgggatgagaatacgtgaaatggaaacgacctaagtacaaataggtacaggtttgtagggttgtctatgtagttataacaatattttttaaatttgttggtaaaaatctggtttattcgaagcgaaatagggaataagtctttagttgaaatagataagcaatttaatataagtaagtcgattttgcagagacatgtaacaagatcaatgaaatctcaaggtggacaaaaatgtctaagtaatatatttaatatttgaaaaataaatatttaatatttgttcagagtgggggtattcatctgattaatccatggaataaccgacacacctaatctcttaacccagatagaaatatcagcactatcgattgcacctataattgaggtgatgtctgccatgtacttttgtcagtttttaaattttttttattgatgatcactttgttggtgcaactaaataaataaattaattaaaactatatataaaaatgaaagtagtgccaaccctagcaaatttctcatttcgtcccaattaaccgcaattttcgggtaaatagggattacagctatttttgcattttttgcttaaactggaatgctagttgcataattttaaattagacaacaaagatgcccccaagactcaatcattttgatcctgatatagcattatatacatcaacaactatcttaaaattgctcataaagttggaatttgtccctagtcgccccattttacggtatatGTCTATGAAATTTATCAATAACTTTATTGTGAAATCAAAagcgtttttattaatatctgtTATCCACGCAATGGAAACTGAACTAGACTACAGTTAAAATCACGATTCACGACAACGCTTTATCTAATAAATAGTGCTACTCAgcaaaattagatttttttagtcTGCATAATTTCGAATTAGTTAAATCTGTGTAAGGAGTTAAATCTGTGTAAGGAGTTATAGTGTACTGCATTTACCTTCAGTGAGCCACATTCACCTCTCGCGGCAAAACACGAGTACAACTCGGATTCAagtaactttttaaattttcggataaaaggcttattacacttggctaaatttagtcgactgaatttAGTCGGTACTGAATTCAGTGAAGTGTAACAGCATTCAGTAAGCTAGCCTACTAAATTCAgtagcaaggatggtttctgaCTGACTAAATTATTAAGAAGCCTAATTAGAAACGCATTTAGAAAAGCGAGGACTACGCCAAGACCAATTTTTTGTTGTCTAGACAATACTAGGGCCATCCTCTTATACACACGACACGTCCAACTTCGTCGCGCTTAAGCTGGcaattgattcagtaactgaattAAGAATAGTGTAATCAGAAGTTTCTAACTTGCTTCTGAATTCAGTCGTAAAtttagccaagtgtaataagcctttaaCGCCACGCGGACGTCAACATGTTCtataaaatctcaataaatttCTACTGCTTTAAAGAGagtttaatatatttcatgTCATCCCACAGCTGTTATATTATCTTACCTATTATAATTCaatttgatttcattatttaatcaaCTCAACCAGCACAATCGttaaatgttacattttatttaataaacatgacTTCTATTTTTCCTACAAAATGGCATGCACTTCGTTCCCTTTGCTTGTCTTAGCCACGAATCAAATAAAAACCTCTTGTCATTTTTGAACATTGGACTTTGTAACCTAGatttaagtttaataaattatttaataaataaaaacagatttccTGAACAAAATCTTGCTTATCAAAATGTTTG
The Bombyx mori chromosome 5, ASM3026992v2 DNA segment above includes these coding regions:
- the LOC101741167 gene encoding alkaline ceramidase → MWSHLERGSSPVDWCESNYSISPLIAEFVNTVSNILFFLFPPVLIHLFQEYSKFFNPAINVLWVLLMIVGLSSAYFHATLSLVGQLLDELAILWVFMAAFAMFLPKRYFPKFLGGNRRILALYSSVFSVMSTGFLVMHPAANAFALMTLALPAMGFLCKELTRVKCARVYRLGLRCVAICFLAMFCWIIDRVFCDAWLSISFPYMHGIWHVLIFIASYTALVLFAYFNVSEERPEQKPQLKYWPRNDFELGIPYITIKHPCKKDYNIAI
- the Pts gene encoding 6-pyruvoyltetrahydropterin synthase, which produces MSSLPIVSIIRRETFSSAHRLHSPFLSDEENKKVYGKCNNPNGHGHNYVVLVTVKGPVDPQTGMVMNITDLKKYIKTAILEPLDHKNLDNDVPYFKTMASTTENVAIYVWDQLQRIMEKPQLLHEVKILETEKNHVVYRGGNTYSRKKPDSSCHRSHVSHEVSSDSD